A genomic stretch from Flavobacterium nitratireducens includes:
- a CDS encoding transposase — translation MILSPLKTKFKHYNQNQTTLLPYSFDEFIVAQHPVRIVNQVVESINIKPLLKAYSEEGNPAYHPKMLLKVMLYAYMNNVYSSRKIELAIRENINFMWLTGMTVVDHNTISRFRTNKLKDSFKEIFKQVVLMLASEGLISLKHYRWLCFIRSIVTNMGVKKL, via the coding sequence TTGATTTTAAGTCCTCTGAAGACGAAATTTAAACATTACAATCAAAATCAAACCACCCTTTTACCTTATTCATTTGATGAATTTATTGTAGCCCAGCATCCTGTTCGTATTGTAAATCAGGTTGTAGAATCAATCAATATCAAACCCCTACTCAAAGCCTACAGCGAAGAAGGTAACCCAGCGTATCATCCCAAAATGTTACTTAAAGTCATGTTGTATGCCTACATGAACAATGTTTATTCTTCTCGAAAAATTGAATTGGCCATAAGAGAAAATATAAATTTTATGTGGCTTACTGGTATGACAGTGGTGGACCACAATACCATTAGTAGATTTAGAACCAATAAACTCAAAGATTCTTTTAAAGAAATTTTCAAGCAAGTTGTTTTAATGTTAGCTAGTGAAGGTTTAATTTCTTTAAAGCATTACAGATGGTTATGTTTTATACGATCAATTGTTACGAATATGGGCGTTAAAAAGTTATAA
- the thiS gene encoding sulfur carrier protein ThiS yields the protein MELKINNQTKQFQVEALSIQALLDIEIPQKQNGIAVAVNNNVIPKSNWNSHLLSETDDILIISATQGG from the coding sequence ATGGAACTAAAAATCAACAATCAAACCAAACAATTTCAAGTAGAAGCATTGAGCATTCAAGCCTTGCTCGATATTGAAATTCCGCAAAAACAAAACGGCATCGCTGTAGCCGTAAATAACAATGTGATTCCAAAATCCAATTGGAACAGTCACCTCCTATCCGAAACTGACGATATTTTGATTATTTCTGCTACACAGGGCGGATAG
- the thiC gene encoding phosphomethylpyrimidine synthase ThiC encodes MNNEEKISRIPFPNSTKVYIDGEIHPIKVAMREIKLSDTKLAKGGAEHNPSVTVYDTSGPYTDPNIEIDIRKGLPRLREQWILDRGDVEELIEITSNYGKERLADEKLNHLRFEYLHKPMRAKKGANVTQLYYAKQGIITPEMEYIAIRENQRIEQLENATPAMKCQHAGHSFGANIPKNKITPEFVRSEVAAGRAIIPNNINHPESEPMIVGRNFLVKINANIGNSAVTSSIEEEVEKAVWACRWGADTIMDLSTGKNIHETREWIIRNSPVPIGTVPIYQALEKVNGIAENLTWEIFRDTLIEQAEQGVSYFTIHAGVLLRYIHLTANRVTGIVSRGGSIMAKWCLFHHKENFLYTHFEEICEIMKQYDVAFSLGDGLRPGSIADANDAAQFAELETLGELTKIAWKHNVQVFIEGPGHVPMHMIKKNMDKQLEHCSEAPFYTLGPLTTDIAPGYDHITSAIGAAMIGWYGCAMLCYVTPKEHLGLPNKKDVKDGVITYKIAAHAADLAKGHPGAQYRDNALSKARFEFRWEDQFNLSLDPDTAREFHDETLPADGAKVAHFCSMCGPKFCSMKISQEIRDVEEAKKGMQEKSEEFVEQGKEIYS; translated from the coding sequence ATGAATAACGAAGAAAAAATATCCCGAATCCCATTCCCTAATTCGACCAAAGTCTATATAGATGGAGAAATCCACCCGATAAAAGTGGCGATGCGCGAAATCAAATTATCCGACACTAAACTGGCCAAAGGCGGAGCAGAACACAATCCATCCGTTACTGTTTATGACACCTCTGGTCCTTACACCGATCCAAACATCGAAATTGATATTCGCAAAGGATTACCACGCCTTCGCGAACAATGGATTTTAGACCGTGGCGATGTGGAAGAATTAATCGAAATCACATCGAATTACGGAAAAGAACGCTTAGCCGATGAAAAATTAAATCATTTGCGTTTTGAATACCTACACAAACCCATGCGTGCCAAAAAAGGAGCGAATGTGACCCAATTGTATTATGCCAAACAGGGAATTATTACGCCTGAAATGGAATACATTGCCATTCGTGAAAACCAACGCATCGAACAATTAGAAAATGCAACTCCGGCAATGAAATGCCAACATGCAGGACATAGTTTTGGTGCGAATATACCAAAAAACAAAATCACTCCAGAGTTTGTTCGTTCTGAGGTAGCAGCCGGTCGTGCTATTATTCCAAATAACATCAATCACCCAGAAAGCGAGCCGATGATTGTAGGTCGTAATTTCTTGGTAAAAATCAATGCTAATATCGGAAACAGTGCGGTAACTTCCTCCATCGAAGAAGAAGTAGAAAAAGCGGTTTGGGCTTGCCGCTGGGGAGCCGATACCATTATGGATTTATCTACCGGAAAAAACATTCATGAAACCAGAGAATGGATTATTCGAAATTCACCAGTGCCAATTGGTACAGTACCCATTTACCAAGCTTTGGAAAAAGTAAACGGAATTGCCGAAAACCTGACTTGGGAAATTTTCAGAGATACTTTGATTGAACAGGCAGAACAAGGCGTTTCGTATTTCACGATTCATGCGGGAGTTTTGTTAAGATACATTCATTTGACAGCTAATCGTGTAACTGGAATTGTTTCTCGTGGTGGTTCGATTATGGCAAAATGGTGTTTGTTTCACCACAAAGAAAACTTCCTTTACACGCATTTTGAAGAAATCTGCGAAATCATGAAACAATACGATGTGGCTTTCTCTTTGGGAGATGGTTTACGTCCAGGTTCTATTGCCGATGCAAATGATGCTGCTCAATTTGCCGAATTAGAAACGCTGGGCGAATTGACAAAAATCGCTTGGAAACACAATGTTCAGGTTTTCATCGAAGGACCAGGACACGTACCGATGCACATGATTAAGAAAAACATGGACAAGCAATTAGAACATTGTTCTGAAGCTCCATTTTATACTTTAGGTCCGTTGACGACAGATATTGCTCCGGGTTATGACCACATTACTTCGGCTATTGGTGCTGCGATGATTGGATGGTACGGCTGTGCGATGTTGTGTTATGTAACCCCTAAAGAACACTTAGGATTACCTAACAAAAAAGATGTAAAAGACGGAGTGATTACCTATAAAATTGCCGCTCATGCTGCCGATTTAGCCAAAGGGCATCCGGGTGCACAATACCGTGACAATGCCTTGAGCAAAGCCCGTTTTGAATTCCGTTGGGAAGACCAGTTCAATTTATCATTAGATCCAGATACAGCAAGAGAATTTCACGATGAAACCTTACCTGCTGATGGTGCCAAAGTAGCGCATTTCTGTTCGATGTGCGGACCTAAATTCTGTTCCATGAAAATATCACAGGAAATCCGTGATGTAGAAGAAGCCAAAAAAGGAATGCAAGAGAAATCAGAGGAGTTTGTTGAGCAAGGAAAAGAGATTTATTCTTAG
- a CDS encoding queuosine precursor transporter, whose translation MFQSKKDIVYIILAGIFITNAVVAELIGGKLIYVGPYLMSVGILPWPVVFVTTDLINEYFGEKGVKKLSLITACLIAYCFVLLYVALKIPAVKGDGLVTDEQFYAVFGQSMWIIVGSITAFLVSQLIDVTIFHFFKRKTGNKMIWLRSTGSTVISQLFDSFIVLGIAFWMTGKINTEQYIASAFTGYFVKLTIAILLTPLIYLGHSLIEKYIHSK comes from the coding sequence ATGTTTCAATCCAAAAAAGACATTGTTTATATCATTCTTGCTGGAATATTTATTACCAATGCAGTAGTCGCCGAATTAATAGGAGGAAAACTCATTTACGTAGGACCATATTTAATGAGTGTTGGAATTCTGCCCTGGCCTGTCGTATTTGTCACAACCGATTTAATTAATGAATATTTTGGAGAAAAAGGAGTAAAAAAACTTTCCCTGATCACCGCTTGTTTAATTGCATACTGCTTTGTGCTATTGTATGTTGCCTTAAAAATACCCGCAGTCAAAGGCGATGGATTAGTGACCGATGAACAGTTTTATGCCGTTTTTGGACAAAGTATGTGGATTATTGTAGGAAGCATCACAGCATTCCTCGTTTCCCAATTAATCGACGTTACCATTTTTCACTTTTTCAAAAGAAAAACAGGCAACAAAATGATTTGGCTAAGAAGTACGGGTTCCACTGTTATTTCGCAACTTTTTGACAGTTTTATAGTATTGGGAATCGCTTTTTGGATGACTGGAAAAATTAATACAGAACAATATATCGCTTCAGCATTTACAGGCTATTTTGTAAAGTTGACTATTGCTATTTTATTGACTCCATTGATTTATCTTGGGCATTCGCTAATTGAAAAATACATTCACAGTAAATAA
- the tsf gene encoding translation elongation factor Ts, producing the protein MATITAADVNKLRQATGAGMMDCKKALVEAEGDFDKAIENLRKKGQKVAANRSDRESSEGAAVSFINADKTKGAIITLNCETDFVGKNESFVTLAKDLVERAINFSSKEEFLASDFNGITVAEKLIEQTGVIGEKIEIGGFEILEGAFVGSYVHVNKIAALTAISAPIANAETLTKDISMQVASMGADTLSYKDFDPAFIASELEARIAVIEKENEEAARLGKTLKNVPKYISYAQLTEEVLKQAEEDAKAELKAEGKPEQIWDKIIPGKVQRFISDNTTLDQEKALLDQNFIKDDSKKVGDYVKGFNVEISGFKRVTLG; encoded by the coding sequence ATGGCAACAATTACTGCTGCAGACGTAAATAAATTAAGACAAGCTACAGGAGCCGGAATGATGGACTGTAAAAAAGCCTTAGTTGAAGCTGAAGGAGATTTCGACAAAGCAATCGAAAACCTACGTAAAAAAGGACAAAAAGTAGCTGCTAACCGTTCTGACCGTGAGTCTTCTGAAGGAGCTGCTGTTTCTTTTATTAATGCTGACAAAACTAAAGGTGCAATCATCACTTTAAACTGCGAAACTGACTTCGTAGGTAAAAATGAATCTTTCGTTACTTTAGCTAAAGATTTAGTAGAAAGAGCTATCAATTTCTCTTCTAAAGAAGAATTTTTAGCTTCTGATTTCAATGGAATCACTGTTGCTGAGAAATTAATCGAGCAAACAGGGGTTATCGGTGAGAAAATCGAAATCGGTGGTTTTGAAATCTTAGAAGGTGCTTTCGTTGGATCTTACGTTCACGTAAACAAAATTGCTGCTTTAACAGCTATTTCTGCTCCAATTGCTAACGCTGAGACATTAACTAAAGATATCTCTATGCAAGTTGCTTCTATGGGAGCTGACACATTATCTTACAAAGATTTCGATCCTGCTTTCATCGCTTCTGAACTTGAAGCTCGTATTGCTGTAATCGAAAAAGAAAATGAAGAAGCTGCTCGTTTAGGAAAAACGTTGAAAAATGTTCCTAAATACATCTCTTATGCTCAATTAACTGAAGAAGTATTGAAACAAGCAGAAGAAGATGCTAAAGCTGAATTAAAAGCAGAAGGAAAACCAGAACAAATCTGGGATAAAATCATCCCTGGAAAAGTACAACGTTTTATTTCTGACAACACTACTTTAGATCAAGAGAAAGCTCTTTTAGATCAAAACTTCATCAAAGATGACAGTAAAAAAGTGGGTGACTATGTTAAAGGATTCAATGTTGAAATCTCAGGTTTCAAAAGAGTTACTTTAGGATAA
- a CDS encoding thiazole synthase: protein MNQSTFKIGDKELNSRLFLGTGKFGSNVQMEEAILASESELVTVALKRVDLETDTDAILSHLKHPRINLLPNTSGARNAKEAVFAAQLAREALETNWVKLEIHPDPRYLLPDPIETLKATEELAKLGFIVLPYIHADPVLCKRLEDVGTAAAMPLGSPIGSNKGLKTIDFLEIIIEQSKVPVIIDAGIGAPSDAAKAMEMGADAVLVNTAIAVAGNPKLMAEAFKEAVIAGRKAYEAQLAQQFNQAVASSPLTAFLYE from the coding sequence ATGAACCAGTCAACATTTAAAATTGGTGATAAAGAACTAAATTCACGATTGTTTTTAGGAACAGGAAAATTTGGTTCGAATGTTCAAATGGAAGAAGCAATTCTGGCTTCGGAGAGCGAATTAGTAACGGTAGCCTTAAAACGTGTCGATTTAGAAACGGATACCGATGCTATTTTATCGCATTTAAAACACCCTAGAATCAATTTATTACCAAATACATCAGGTGCTAGAAATGCCAAGGAAGCTGTTTTTGCAGCACAATTGGCCAGAGAAGCACTGGAAACAAATTGGGTAAAACTCGAAATTCATCCTGATCCAAGATACCTTTTACCGGATCCCATTGAAACCTTAAAAGCAACAGAGGAATTGGCTAAACTGGGTTTTATCGTTTTACCTTACATCCATGCCGATCCTGTTTTGTGCAAACGTTTAGAAGATGTAGGAACAGCAGCAGCTATGCCTTTAGGATCGCCAATTGGCAGCAACAAAGGATTAAAAACCATTGATTTTCTGGAAATCATTATCGAACAGTCTAAGGTTCCTGTAATTATTGATGCGGGTATTGGAGCTCCTTCAGACGCTGCGAAAGCTATGGAAATGGGAGCAGATGCTGTTCTTGTGAATACCGCAATTGCGGTTGCCGGAAATCCAAAACTAATGGCAGAAGCTTTCAAAGAAGCCGTTATTGCTGGTCGAAAAGCTTACGAAGCCCAATTAGCACAGCAATTCAATCAGGCGGTAGCTTCGAGTCCTTTGACGGCGTTTTTATATGAATAA
- a CDS encoding hydroxymethylpyrimidine/phosphomethylpyrimidine kinase, which produces MPTNRPFVLSIAGFDPSAGAGVLADIKTFEQHQVYGLAVCTANTIQTENEFVNIQWTALEFVLQSIETLFGSYNIKAVKIGIVPSLPYLKEIVFLIKKLSPKTKIVWDTVLKSTTEFDFLNIENQNDLVAILKEIELITPNYNEILKLDTKEATIEIITEKISKHCAILLKGGHNPNEIGTDFLHSQQHFFRLSPNTTHIYEKHGSGCVLSAAITANIALEQELLRACKNAKAYTENFLLSTPKLLGNHYV; this is translated from the coding sequence ATGCCAACAAATCGCCCTTTCGTTTTAAGCATTGCCGGTTTTGATCCTTCGGCTGGTGCAGGAGTTTTGGCCGATATTAAAACCTTTGAACAACATCAGGTGTATGGCTTGGCTGTTTGTACTGCTAATACAATACAAACTGAAAATGAATTTGTGAACATCCAATGGACAGCACTAGAATTCGTTTTACAATCTATTGAAACCTTATTTGGCTCTTACAACATCAAAGCAGTCAAAATTGGAATTGTTCCCTCTCTGCCTTATTTAAAAGAAATTGTTTTTTTGATAAAAAAACTTTCGCCAAAAACCAAAATAGTTTGGGATACCGTTTTAAAATCGACTACCGAATTTGATTTTCTGAATATTGAAAACCAAAATGATTTAGTTGCAATTCTAAAAGAAATCGAACTCATCACTCCCAATTACAATGAAATATTGAAATTAGACACTAAAGAAGCTACTATCGAAATCATTACTGAAAAAATATCGAAACACTGCGCTATTTTATTAAAAGGCGGGCATAATCCTAACGAAATTGGCACTGATTTTTTACATAGTCAGCAACACTTTTTCAGGCTTTCGCCAAATACTACTCATATATACGAAAAACACGGTTCAGGCTGTGTTTTATCTGCAGCAATTACTGCCAATATTGCCTTAGAACAAGAACTGTTAAGAGCCTGTAAAAATGCCAAAGCATATACCGAAAACTTTTTATTATCAACCCCAAAACTACTAGGAAATCATTATGTATAA
- a CDS encoding DNA-3-methyladenine glycosylase I has translation MENKTRCTWCEKDDLYRKYHDEEWGIPVYDDATLFEFLILETFQAGLSWYTVLAKRDSFREAFDQFDYQKIAQYPEDKIQELMANPSIIRNQLKIRATVSNAVAFMKVQEEFGSFSKYIWGFTDGKPIDNKPKTLKDVPATTPLSDAISKDLKKRGFKFVGSTVVYAHMQATGMVNDHIESCFTRK, from the coding sequence ATGGAAAACAAAACACGCTGTACCTGGTGCGAAAAAGACGATTTATACCGTAAATACCATGATGAAGAATGGGGAATTCCGGTTTATGATGATGCTACATTATTCGAATTTTTAATTCTGGAAACCTTTCAGGCAGGATTGAGTTGGTACACTGTTTTGGCAAAAAGAGACAGCTTTCGTGAAGCTTTTGACCAATTTGATTACCAAAAAATAGCCCAATATCCGGAAGATAAAATTCAGGAATTAATGGCCAATCCGAGTATTATTCGCAATCAGTTAAAAATTCGGGCTACTGTTTCTAATGCTGTTGCCTTTATGAAAGTTCAGGAGGAATTTGGCAGTTTTTCTAAATACATCTGGGGATTTACTGATGGAAAGCCTATCGATAATAAACCCAAAACCCTTAAAGACGTTCCTGCCACTACTCCACTATCGGACGCCATTAGCAAAGATTTAAAAAAACGCGGATTCAAATTCGTTGGATCTACCGTAGTTTATGCCCACATGCAAGCCACTGGAATGGTCAACGATCATATCGAAAGCTGTTTTACAAGAAAATAG
- the thiH gene encoding 2-iminoacetate synthase ThiH, giving the protein MTTFKSVFEQYNWNEIQSKIYNTTTRQVEQTLAKSKRNLDDFLVLISPAAQGYLELMAQKSHELTKKRFGKTIQMYAPLYLSNECQNICTYCGFSLDNKIKRKTLTDSEIKIEAQALKNLGFDHVLLVTGEANYTVNINYFLNAIEQIKAQFSLISVEVQPLSQDDYERLHKAGVYSVLVYQETYHQEVYKKYHTKGKKSNFDYRLDTPDRIGKAGIHKIGLGVLLGLEDWRTDSFFNALHLYYLQKTYWQTKYSVSFPRLRPAEGIIEPNFIMDDKDLTQLICAYRLWNEDLEISISTRENEKFRNNIIPIGTTSMSAGSKTNPGGYVVDPQSLEQFEISDERSVAEIAKIITERGYEPVWKDWDRTFDFKF; this is encoded by the coding sequence ATGACAACATTTAAATCGGTTTTTGAACAATACAACTGGAACGAAATTCAATCCAAAATTTATAACACTACAACTAGGCAAGTAGAACAAACCTTAGCAAAATCCAAAAGAAATCTGGATGATTTTCTGGTATTGATTTCTCCTGCTGCCCAAGGCTACTTAGAATTGATGGCCCAAAAAAGTCACGAACTGACTAAGAAACGTTTTGGGAAAACCATCCAAATGTATGCGCCTTTGTATCTAAGCAATGAATGCCAAAATATTTGTACCTATTGTGGTTTTAGTTTAGATAATAAAATCAAGCGTAAAACCCTAACGGATTCTGAAATCAAAATAGAAGCTCAAGCCTTGAAGAATTTGGGTTTTGATCATGTTCTGTTAGTTACTGGCGAAGCCAATTATACGGTAAATATCAATTATTTCCTTAACGCAATAGAACAAATAAAAGCACAATTTTCCCTTATTTCAGTAGAAGTCCAACCGCTTTCACAGGATGATTATGAACGTTTGCACAAGGCTGGCGTGTATTCGGTATTGGTGTATCAGGAAACCTACCATCAGGAAGTGTATAAAAAATACCATACCAAGGGTAAAAAATCAAATTTTGATTACCGTCTTGACACTCCTGATCGCATTGGAAAAGCAGGAATTCACAAAATAGGTTTAGGCGTTTTATTAGGTTTGGAAGATTGGCGCACCGATAGTTTTTTCAATGCCTTGCATTTGTATTATTTGCAAAAAACCTATTGGCAAACCAAATACTCTGTTTCTTTCCCTAGATTACGACCTGCCGAAGGCATTATCGAACCTAATTTTATCATGGACGACAAAGATTTAACCCAATTAATTTGCGCCTATCGCTTGTGGAATGAAGATTTGGAAATTTCAATCTCAACCCGAGAAAATGAAAAATTTCGAAACAACATCATCCCAATTGGAACAACCAGTATGAGTGCAGGTTCTAAAACCAATCCAGGAGGTTATGTGGTTGACCCACAATCATTGGAGCAATTTGAAATTAGTGATGAACGTTCAGTAGCAGAAATTGCAAAAATTATTACCGAAAGAGGATACGAACCTGTTTGGAAAGATTGGGATAGAACTTTTGATTTTAAATTTTAG
- a CDS encoding glycoside hydrolase 100 family protein has translation MLRIWALKSYNYFANDVNISTKIEQIKDQIESNFIPNTTGEKYHERTYNDLKLVNFMPCSFSPAGYKTPFDAFAHSLALLLNIGAQDFQEAIIQHAEKTRTETKLGILPAFWPPITETDADWNLLKNNFKYEFRNYPNEFHNGGSWPMVNGFYGLALLNKKQVKVAKTLLSAINNANAKEDFSFYENFNTETTAVNGVPFCTWSAAATVLLTQGITTNFKLLI, from the coding sequence TTGTTACGAATATGGGCGTTAAAAAGTTATAATTATTTTGCAAATGATGTCAATATCAGTACTAAAATTGAGCAAATAAAAGATCAAATCGAATCTAATTTTATTCCAAATACAACAGGCGAAAAATACCATGAACGAACATACAATGATTTAAAACTAGTTAATTTCATGCCTTGTTCCTTCTCCCCTGCGGGATACAAAACCCCCTTTGATGCTTTTGCTCATTCCTTAGCTTTACTGTTAAACATTGGGGCACAAGATTTTCAGGAAGCCATAATTCAACATGCAGAAAAAACCAGAACCGAAACTAAATTAGGAATTCTTCCTGCCTTTTGGCCTCCTATCACAGAAACAGATGCCGACTGGAATTTATTAAAAAACAATTTCAAATACGAATTTAGAAATTATCCAAACGAGTTTCATAACGGAGGGAGCTGGCCCATGGTAAATGGATTTTATGGTTTAGCCTTATTGAACAAAAAACAAGTTAAAGTGGCTAAAACACTTCTAAGCGCAATTAATAATGCTAATGCAAAAGAAGACTTTAGTTTCTATGAAAACTTCAATACCGAAACAACAGCAGTAAATGGAGTCCCTTTTTGTACTTGGAGTGCAGCCGCAACAGTGCTATTGACCCAAGGAATCACAACTAATTTTAAATTATTGATTTAA
- a CDS encoding thiamine phosphate synthase — protein MYNRFQYISQGNSVDEQLANISQALEHGCKWIQLRFKKATSEDMETMAEAVKKLCTEFGATFIINDNVSLAQKINADGVHLGLKDMKISNAREILGPNKIIGGTANTLEDVQKQIKEGADYIGLGPFRFTKTKDNLSPILGLEGYQNMVTELRLLGISTPIYAIGGIQLEDVPAIIQTGIHGIAVSGLITENDNKTELITKLNETLYEPVNI, from the coding sequence ATGTATAATCGTTTTCAATATATCTCACAGGGAAACTCCGTTGACGAGCAATTAGCAAACATTAGTCAAGCCTTAGAACATGGTTGCAAATGGATTCAGCTTCGTTTTAAAAAAGCAACGTCTGAAGACATGGAAACTATGGCGGAAGCCGTAAAAAAATTGTGCACTGAATTTGGAGCTACTTTTATCATTAACGACAATGTTTCCTTAGCTCAAAAAATCAATGCTGATGGCGTTCATTTAGGTCTAAAAGACATGAAAATATCGAATGCCAGAGAAATTTTAGGACCAAATAAAATTATTGGTGGTACTGCCAACACCTTGGAAGACGTTCAAAAACAAATCAAAGAAGGAGCTGATTATATTGGTTTGGGACCATTCCGTTTTACTAAAACGAAAGACAATCTAAGTCCGATTTTAGGTCTGGAAGGCTACCAAAATATGGTAACAGAATTAAGACTTCTGGGAATTTCAACTCCAATTTATGCGATTGGTGGTATTCAATTAGAGGATGTTCCTGCAATAATCCAAACAGGAATTCATGGCATTGCTGTTTCGGGATTAATTACCGAAAACGACAACAAAACCGAATTAATAACAAAACTTAATGAAACATTATATGAACCAGTCAACATTTAA
- a CDS encoding HesA/MoeB/ThiF family protein, with protein MSVIQDFLRYNRQVILPEIGEEGQEKLKSAKVLVIGAGGLGCPILQYIAPAGVGTIGIVDFDTIEIHNLHRQILYTEKQVGLAKASTAKTTVEKLNPLIKVLAFEEKLTLENAAKIIAEFDIVVDGSDNFKTRYLVNDTCVALNKTLVYGSILGFEGQIAVFNHQGSKNLRDLFPEPPNPKDVPNCSFNGVLGTLPGMIGTMMAHETLKLIIGLPSLQNQLVLFKTLDWSFTKLTF; from the coding sequence ATGAGCGTTATACAAGATTTTTTAAGATACAATCGACAGGTAATTTTACCTGAAATAGGAGAAGAAGGACAAGAAAAATTAAAAAGTGCCAAAGTACTTGTTATTGGTGCCGGCGGTTTAGGATGCCCCATTTTGCAATACATTGCTCCTGCAGGTGTTGGAACCATTGGCATTGTAGATTTTGACACTATCGAAATTCATAATCTTCACCGCCAAATTTTATATACCGAAAAACAAGTTGGATTAGCCAAAGCTTCAACAGCGAAAACAACCGTTGAAAAACTAAATCCATTGATTAAGGTTCTGGCTTTTGAAGAAAAACTAACTCTTGAAAACGCTGCAAAAATTATAGCTGAATTTGATATTGTAGTGGATGGTTCGGATAATTTTAAAACACGTTATTTAGTGAATGATACCTGTGTAGCCTTAAACAAAACGTTGGTTTATGGAAGCATTTTAGGCTTTGAAGGTCAAATTGCTGTTTTTAACCATCAGGGAAGTAAAAACCTACGGGACTTATTTCCGGAACCACCCAATCCAAAAGATGTTCCTAATTGCAGTTTTAATGGAGTTTTGGGTACTTTACCTGGTATGATTGGAACAATGATGGCGCATGAAACTTTAAAATTGATTATTGGATTACCGAGTTTACAAAACCAATTGGTCTTATTCAAAACCCTAGATTGGAGTTTTACCAAATTAACTTTTTAA
- a CDS encoding thiamine phosphate synthase translates to MIVFSNPTAIANEIPIIHSLFEEGLELLHVRKPEYSAEEMKKFVTAIGLEFRNKLVLHSHHQLAEELGMNRIHFTEKMRTETFNSPARLSKPCRFLKSTSTHSVEEFNALAAEFDYAFLSPVFESISKPNYASKTNLLTAINNRTNFKTQLIALGGIQASNIETTLKAGFDDVALLGTIWNSQNPIQNFKLCQQIALSF, encoded by the coding sequence ATGATAGTCTTTTCCAATCCAACTGCGATAGCAAACGAAATCCCAATAATCCATTCTCTTTTTGAGGAAGGACTGGAATTATTGCATGTTAGAAAACCTGAATATTCAGCTGAAGAAATGAAAAAATTTGTAACTGCTATTGGATTGGAATTTCGAAATAAACTGGTTTTACACAGTCATCATCAATTAGCAGAAGAATTAGGAATGAATAGAATTCATTTCACAGAAAAAATGAGAACAGAAACTTTTAACTCTCCTGCAAGGTTATCAAAACCTTGTAGGTTCTTAAAATCAACTTCTACTCACTCCGTTGAAGAATTTAATGCTTTGGCTGCCGAATTTGACTACGCTTTTTTAAGTCCGGTTTTTGAGAGTATTTCGAAACCAAATTATGCTTCAAAAACGAATCTTTTGACAGCTATAAATAACCGAACCAATTTCAAAACCCAACTCATTGCTTTAGGCGGAATTCAGGCTTCGAATATTGAAACCACTTTAAAAGCAGGTTTTGATGATGTAGCCCTATTAGGAACCATTTGGAACAGCCAAAATCCAATTCAAAATTTTAAATTATGCCAACAAATCGCCCTTTCGTTTTAA